The sequence CGTCATCCCTGGCTGCAGGTCGTGCGAGGCCTGCTCCTCGTCGCCGAAATCGTCGTCATCGTCATTTCCTATGTTCACGCCGGGCTCGCCATGAGCCAGTCGATCTTCCAGGCGACGCCGCTGATCATCACCATCCTCTCGATCCCGCTTCTCGGAGAGACGGTGGGATGGCGGCGCGGCGCGGCCATTCTGATCGGCCTGATCGGCGTTCTGGTGATCATCAATCCCGTGAACGTACACTTCGACATGTCGCTGCTTCTGCCGCTCGCAGCATCCGTGCTTTTCGCGCTCTATAGCATCGCCACCCGCGCCGTCAGTCACGAGGACTCGGCCGTCACGAGCCTGTTTTATGCCGGTGTTATCGGCGCTGTGGCGATTTCGTTGATCGGCCCGTTCTACTGGACAGAGGTGGTGCCGTCCGATTGGTTTGCGCTTGCCGCACTTTGCGTCTGCGGCACCCTCAGCCACTTTTTCCTCATCAAAGCCTACGGACTGCTGCCGGCAGCCGAAGTCCAGCCCGTTACCTATTTCCAGCTGGTCCTCAACGTGATCTTCGCCGTCATGCTCTTCGGCGAGACGATAACCCACAACATGATCGTCGGCGCGCTCATCGTCGTCGGCGCCGGTCTCTTCACGATCTGGCGCGAGCATCAACTGACGAGACGGTCGTCGGCATCGCGCC comes from Ensifer sp. PDNC004 and encodes:
- a CDS encoding DMT family transporter, with the protein product MSPKTRGYLFAFLAICIFAGQDAITKYLGDRYPALFITMIRFWAFALFVFAFAASSSGGLRKTAQTRHPWLQVVRGLLLVAEIVVIVISYVHAGLAMSQSIFQATPLIITILSIPLLGETVGWRRGAAILIGLIGVLVIINPVNVHFDMSLLLPLAASVLFALYSIATRAVSHEDSAVTSLFYAGVIGAVAISLIGPFYWTEVVPSDWFALAALCVCGTLSHFFLIKAYGLLPAAEVQPVTYFQLVLNVIFAVMLFGETITHNMIVGALIVVGAGLFTIWREHQLTRRSSASRP